In Truepera sp., the sequence CAGCCTTACGAAGGCGCACAAGACGAACGAGCGATACGTAGCAGACCGCGTGAGCGGCTTGGAGGGGCTCGACCCGATCACCCTGCTGACCCTGGTGGATCCGCAGACGAGTGGCGGGCTGTTGCTGGCCGTGGCGCCCGAACGGGCCGACTCGGTGGAGGCCCACCTCGTGGCGCGCTTCCCGCGCACGACCCGAGTGGGTCGGGTGGAGGAGACGAACGCCTTGCCGCCCCTGCGGCTCGACTGACCGCGTGACCCTGCGGCTCGACTGACGGCGTGGCCTTGCGGCTCGACTGGCCGCGTGAGTGGGCCAGGGTTCAAGGTTCTAGGTGCGCCCGCTGCCGTGCGCCCCAGGGGCGCGGGTCAGTTGTGCGACTGACGCTCTCGCTCCAGCAGTAGATGGACCGAGACCGGTTCGAGGATCGCCGTGCCATCGCGGAACGCCCCGCGAGCGAGGGTGTCCGCCAGCAACTCGTACACGAGGTACGCCTCCTCGGGGTCCTCACAGGCGTGCAGCAGGGCCTCGTCGCCCGAGCCCAGCGTGGCGACGATCTCGTAGAAGTCGACCTCCACCAGGTCGGACGCGGCCTCATCGAGGTCGGTGCCCTCCGGGAAGGTTTCGATGAGCTCGAGGCACTCGATGAGGGCCGAGTTCAAGACGCGATCGTCGAGCGTGTAGATCCACATGCAGGGAATCATAAGGCCACCGCCTAGGAGCGGTGATCGAGAACGTCGCGCAGCCCGTCCGACATGAACTGAAACGACAAGGACGCCGCGGCCAGGAAGACCCCGGGCCCCACCGCCGCCCACGGTTGGGTGGTGAGATACGAACGCGCGTCTTGCAGGACGTTGCCCCAACTGGGCGTCGGCAGCGGGACGCCAAGGCCGAGGAACGACAGGGACGCCTCGACCAGCAAGAACGCCGCCGCCGTGCTCGCAAGTTGAACCACGATGCTGCCCAGGAAGTTGGGAACGGCGTGCCTTAGCAGCTGCCGGGTTCGGCTCGCGCCTAAGGCGCGAGCGGCCGTCACGTACTCCGATCCTAGTTCGGCGCGCGTGAAGGCCCGCGCCAACCTGAAGAACACGGGCGAGCCGGCCACCCCCATGGCCATCAGGGTCTGCAGTGAGCCTCCACCAAGGCTCACCACCACCAGGAGGATCAGCAAGAAGCCCGGGAACGCCAGTAGGGCGTCGAAGACGCGCGAGATCACGGTGTCGGTTGCGCCCCCGATGCCCGCCGCGACGACCCCCAGCCCGGCGCCCAGCGCGAGGGCGAGGACGCTCGCCGAAAGGGCGATGAGGAGCGATACGCGGCCGCCTGCCAACGACCTGGAGAGCACGTCGCGGCCGAGCCCGTCGGTGCCCAGGGGATGCTCGGCGCTCATCGGCGCGTAGAGCGCACGGTAGTTGGGTTTCCTGGGGTCGTAACCGCTGAGCTGCGGGGCGAACACGGCCGACAGGGCGATGAGCACGAACAGCAGGACACCGAAGCCGGCGCGGTTCACGAGACCCTCAGGCGCGGGTCGGCCATGAGTTGCGTGACGTCGGCGAGCCAGTTGACGAGAACATAGACGGAGACCGCGAGGATGGTCACGCCCTGCACCACGGGATAATCGCGGGCGTAGATGGCGCCGAGGATGGTTGCGCCCAGGCCGGGCAGCCCGAACACCTGTTCTACGACTATGGTGCCGGTCAGCAAGCCACCCAGCTCGAGGGCGAGCAGTGGGATGGTGCCTGGGAGCGAGTTGCTGGCTATGTGCCGCCCGACGGCGGTGGCCGTGAGGCCCTTGCTGCGGGCGGTGCGCACGTAATCCGCGCGGCGCTCCTCGAGCACCCTGGCTCGCGCCAACCGGGCCAGCTGCGCGGCACGCGGGATGGCCAGCGTGACCGCCGGGAGCAGCAGGGTCCAACTGGCCGCCAGGGTCAGGCCTTCGGGGGGCAGGCCCAACACGGGGAACCAACCCAGCTTGACCGCGAACAGCAGGATCAGCAGGAAACCGAACCAGAACTCGGGCAGCGCCAAGCCGATAGTCGTGAAGAGCAGCGTGAGGCGGTCCACCGTGCTGCCGGGCCTGAGCCCGGCCAATAGGCCCAGCCCCAGGCCGAGCACGAGCGAGATCGCGAACGCCACCAGTGCCAGCGTGAGCGTCACAGGGAAGCGGTCGACCAGTACGTTCACGACGGGGCGGCGCTCACGCAAGGAGTTACCCAGGTCTCCCTGGACGACGTCCGATAAGTAGGTCACGTACTGCGCGGGCAAGGAGCGGTCTAGCCCTAGCTGGGCCCTGATGGCGCTCACTTGTGATTCGCTCGCGTCGATGCCACCCATGATGGTGGCGGCGTCGCCCGGCAGCGCGCGCATGGCCAGGAACACCAGGGTGAGCACCGCCCAGAGGGTGACGATGAAGGACAGGCTCTGGATCAGTAGGTACCGGGGCACGGCTTCCTCTTCGGTCTGCGCCGGATCCCCGTCCTGGAGCGAGGCGCAAGCTAGCGACGGGTGGGGTGCCTCCCGGCTACCCCACCCGCATGAGTCGACTGATCAGATGCTACCGCGTGCGGCGATGAGGCGTTCTGCGCCTTCACGGCGGCCGTACCGGCTCACTCGAAGTGAGCGGTCCGGAAGTCGAACGAGTCGAGCAGCGGCGTGATCCAGAAGCCCGCGACGCTCGCCTTCTTCGCGTACACGCCGTCGGGCGTGCCGAAGAAGATGAAGGGCGCGTCGTCGTGGATGCGGATGAGCGCCTGCGAGTAAAGCGAGTGGCGCAGGTCGGGATCGGCGGTGACGTTGGCGGTAGCGATCCAGTCGGCCAGCTCGGGGTCTATCACGCCCGTGTAGTACTTCTCGGTGCCGAGGCCAGTGAGGCGGCCGGAGGGGTCGAGCTTGCCCGTGTGGCCGACGACGGTCATGTCGAAGTTGTGCGGCCCGCCGTACACTTCGGAGAGCCAGACGCCCCATTCGACGATGGAGATCTCGGCGTTCACGCCGACCTCGCCAAGGAAGTCCTGCACGATCTGCCCCGCCTGGATGTGCTGCGGGTACGGTTGCGGGAGCACGAGCTGGATGGTCCACCCTGCGGGCACCCCGGCGTCCTTGAGGAGCGCCTTCGCCTTCTCCGGGTCGTAGGGGTACGGCTTCACGGACTCGGGGTACCAGGGGCTGCCGGCCTCCATGAACGTGCCGACCTGCGTGCCGCCGCCGTACGCGACGTCCAGGACGACCTCGGTATCGACGGCCATGTTGAGGGCGCGGCGCACGCGGGCGTCGTCGAGGTACGGGCGGCGGGCGTTGATCCCAGCCACGAGCACGAGTCCCGAGGGCACGCGCACGAGGTCCAAGGCCGGGTTGGACTCCACGTCCGCCTGCTGGGCCTGTGGCACCGTGTCGATGATGTCGAACTCGCCGGTGACGAGGCCCTGGTATTGAACGGCCGAGTCGGACACGAAGCGGATGACGACCTGCTCGAGCGCCGGGGCGCCCTGGTAATACGAGTCGTTGCGAACGAGGGTGATGGCGTTGTCACGGACCCACGACTTCAAGCTGAACGGTCCGGTTCCTACTGGCTCGTTGCCGAAGTCATGGCCCTCGGCGAGCTTCTCGCTGGGCAGCATGGCACCCCAGCCGGAGGCCAGCGACGCGAGGAGCGCCGGGGTGGGCTTCGCCAACGAAACGGTGACGGTGTGCTCGTCTACTGCGGTGACCGCAGTGATGTTCGCGAACTCGCTGGCCTTGGGCGAGGCGGTGGCCTCGGCACGAATGCGCTCGAGCGTGGCTATGACGTCGGCGGAGTCGAACGGCGTGCCGTCATGGAAGGTGGCTTCGTTGAGGTGGAACGTGTAACTGAGCCCATCGTCGGCGATCTCGTAGGACTTCGCCAGTGCGGGCACGATGCGGCCGCTCTGGTCGACCTCCACGAGACCGTCATAGATGGACTTGTCGATCTGGAACGCGGCGGTGGCCGCCGTGACCTGCGGGTCGAGAGTATCCGGCTGTGCGCTCATGGCCAGGGTCAAGGTCTGCGCCGAGGCGGCGGCGCCGAGCAGAAGCGCGGCGGCCAACGGCGTCAGCGCGCGTAGTAGGAATCGGACTTTCATGCACTGCCTCCTTGTGGGTCGGGCCCGGACGGGGCCCAGGAACGGTTCGTGTTTGCGCCAGGTGGGTTCCGTGAGGCGACCTCGATCCGACGCGGCCCCCCACTACGCTCCGCGCCTCGCTAGAGTTGCGGCTCATGCTAACCGTTAGCGCTTACTCGGTAGGTCAAGCCGCGTGCCGGTAGCGACGCTTTCCCGTCCGGCGGGCCTCGAGGGCCCTATGGCAGCCATGAATCGGCCCACCGGTTCCCAACCCGGGGCCCGACGTGAAAACGTTCGCACGACCGCGTAAGAAGCCTGTCACAACGCTCCTTTAAGCTCAGATGAACATGGCTTCGTGGTTCCGACGACTCTTGCCCCTGGTGACGTGGGCCGCCTTCCTGCTCGGTTATCAGCAGGTGAGCGACGCGGCGGGTGATTATGCGCCTCTCGTCGGACTGGGGCTCGTGGCCCTCAGCGGCTGGATGTGGGGCGCGATCGGCGGACTCTCGGCCGGCATCGTCGGCTACTTCTCCGTGCAGGTGAGAGCGTATGGCCTTGGCATCTCCGCCTGGCAGCCCCTCGACCTGTTCGCCGTCGACCAGAGCTTCGCGTTCGTGGCTTATGCAGGTACCGGTTTGGTCATCGGGTGGTTCCGCAAGCTCGAACGCAACCTGCGACACGAGCGCGCCGTCTCGCAGCGCGCCATGGTCGACCCACTCACCGGCGCCCTGGTGCGCTCCGCATTCGAGGAACGCCTGCGGAAGGAGCTCGAGCAGGCGGCCGAGGGCAACGGCGGGCTCGCCCTGCTCTTCGTCGACCTGGACCGCTTCAAGTTCGTCAACGACACTTACGGCCACGATATCGGCGACAAGCTCTTGACCGCCGTGGGCAAGGTGTTGCGCGACAACGTGCGCACCAACGACCTCGTGGGAAGAGTCGGTGGCGACGAGTTCATGGTCGCCCTGCCCGGTGTGCGTGACGAGGACTCCGCCGCCGAGATCGCCCGGTCTCTGGTTCGAGAACTCAGCGCACCTTTCACGGTCGAGGGTCGTGAGTTGCAGGTTTCCGCCAGCATCGGAGTGTCGCTCTACCCACGTGACGGCACCAACGCCGAGTCGCTCCTGCACTCTGCCGACTCGGCCATGTACCAGGTGAAGCAGGGCGGGAAGAACTCCTTTCACTTCAGCACGGTGGAGGTGCGCACCCGGCTGAGCCGCCGCTTGGAACTCGAACGCAAGCTCCGGAACGCCCTGCCCGAGAACCAACTGGAGGTCGTGTACCAACCGCAAGTGCGTCTCTCGGACGGCGGCCTCGTCGGTTTCGAGGCGCTGCTGCGGTGGCGCTCGCCGGAACTCGGGATGGTGTCCCCGGCCGAGTTCGTGCCGGTAGCCGAGGACGCCGGACTGATAGCCTCCATCGGCCACTGGATGCTGCGCGAGAGCGCAATGCAGCAAAGGGCGTGGCAGCGGCTGGGTTACGCCCCCGTCCGGATGGCGGTGAACGTATCCACCCTGCAGTTCCATCAACCCAGCTTCTTCGATACGGTCAAGGGCGCACTGGCGGACTCCGGCGTCGATCCCGGACTGTTCGAGATCGAGGTGACGGAGAGCGTTCTCGTTCGTGATCAGGAACTGGCCGTGAAGACGTTGCGCCTACTAAGGCGTTTGGGTGTTCGCATAGCGCTCGACGATTTCGGCACCGGCTACTCGTCGCTCGCGTACCTTCAGCGTCTGCCGATCCGAACCCTCAAGATCGACCAGTCGTTCGTTCAGGGGCTGGTCCCTCATCCGCTTCGAGCATCCGGGCACGCCGGACGTGCCACGGGGTCGGGGCTCGACGCGGACGCGGTCGTCTTCAACAGTTCTTCACGCCTTGGAGTGCGGCCGAGCGCCGTCTTCGGGAACGCTCCTGGCGCCGGCCCGATCGTGGAGGCCATCGCCGCCATGGCGCACAAGCTCGGCAAGGAGATAGTGGCCGAGGGCGTGGAGTCGGCCTTCCAGCGCAACTTCTTGCGCCGTCTGGGCGTAGACCTCGCGCAGGGCTACTTCTTCTCGCGCCCCATGCAGCCGGCCCAGGCGGAGCAGCTCTTGCGGCGGGTGACCATGGAGTTGAAGAGCGCGCGCGTCGACAAGGAGCGCCAGGAGCGGTCCAACGAGGAGGCCGCTTCGGGCGTTTGGCATTCGTTGGGTGGCGTTCGAGAGATCCCAGCGAGCCGCGGCCTCCCGGAGGTTGCGGGAGCCGCCATGGCGACGTCCCATGTGCCGGTGGCCTACGAGTCTGCCGATGCCGAGCCTGACGTGAAGTTCAACGACCTGCTGCTGTGGGAGTGACGATCGCCGGAGGACCGGGGCCGGGCCTTCTCGCCCCGGCCGCCGCCGTCCAGTGGACGTGACGCGTAAGACCCGTCACCCCAAGTCAAACATGCTAGACTCGCTTTTCGCGGGTATCGCGCCGCGGGCGCCTCGAGGACCTTTCTTCCACGAGAACGTCGGCGCTGGGCCCGTTAGGGCGGCGAACCCAACGAGTAGGTGACTTGAGTAGGAACTCTTTCGAGGAGCCAAAAGGCGCTTAGGCTTGCGCGGACGTGCGTGCCGTGCAGGAGGCCTCGTCTTGGCTCGTGACCATTCGTGATCAAGCCATCGCTGCGACTTCCCAGGAGGTAATGGTGGCCAACAAGAGCAAGACCGACAAGATTGTGGCGGCCGGGACCAAGAGCGCCGCCAAGACGAGCAGCGCGAAAGCGCGGCCTTCGGCCCGTACCACCGGGATCGCTGCGGCGAAGGCGCCGACCGCGAAGACCGGCGCTGGCACCAAGAAAGGTGCCGTGAGCAACAAGTCTGCCGGCAAGAGCGGCGCCAAGACGACCACCAAGACAACGGCCAAGAAGGAACCGGCCAAGCCGGCCACCAAAGCTGCCAAGCCGGCCACCAAAGCGGCTAAGCCGGCCACCAGGGTACCTGCAGTCGCTAAGGTAGCCGCGGCCACCAAGGTTGCCCAGCCAAAGAAGGCCGCTTCCACCAAGTCGAAGGCGAAGCAGCCCGCCGCCAAGGCGGCCGCTGCCGCGAAGCAGGATCCGAAGAAGGAACCGAAGACGGCCCCGAAGAAGGTGGCGCCCAAGAAGCCCGCCGCCGCGAAGTCTGCGCCAAGCCAGGCGAAGGCGGAACAGTCGTTGCCCAAGAAGACTGCGGCCAAGAAGGCAGCGACCAAGGCTGGGCCGAAGACCGCAACGCCGGCGGACCGGGAACCCGAGAAGGCAGCGCTGAAGGGCACGGCGCCAAAGCAGGCGAGCGCCAAGAAGCCCGCGCCGAAGCCGGCCACCAGCGCCAAGAAGCCTGCGCCGAAGCCGGCCACCAGCGCCAAGAAGCCTGCGCCAAAACCGGCCGCCGGCACCAAGAAGACTGCGGCCAAGAAGGCAGCGGCCAAGCAGGCCGCTACTACCGCCACGAAGAAGAAGCCTGCGCCCAAGCAGGCCGCGTCCAAGGCTGCGGAGGTGCAGAAGGCCGCGTCCAAGGCTGAACCCAAGCCGGTGGCGAAAGCGGCGACCAAGACCACGAAGGCAGGCGGCACCAAGGCGGCGGCCGGCAAGAAGTCCAAGCCTGCCGCCAAGGCGGAAGCGGGATCAGCGCCGGCGGCTACTGCTACTGCGGGTAGCGCGTGGATCCAGTCACCGGTGATCGAGACGCTCGTGGCGCGCGGCAAGGAGGGCGGGGGCCAACTCGATACGGAGGAGATAGCCGACGCTTTCAAGCGCGCCGTAGACGACGCGGGGCTCGATCCGGAGGAGCAGAACTTCGAGGACCTCATCGGGCACCTCGAGGCGCAAGGCGTCGCCGTGGTGGACCTGGCCGAGGATGAGGTACTCGACGACGACGATATCGACGACGAGGAACTCGACGAGGAGTCAGGCGAAGAGCTGGACCGCGAGGAGATGGAGGCGCGCGCGGAGGCGCTGGCCGATGCGCGGCCGAAGACGAACGACCCGGTGCGGCAGTACTTGCAGGAGATCGGCCGCGTGAAGCTCCTGACGCTCGACGAGGAGATCGACCTGGCCCGGCGCATAGAAGACGGTGAGGCGGCGCGTGCCCTCCTCGCCGAGTGGGACCCCCAAGGCCCCGAGCGCGAGCGTCGCCGGCAGCAACGCATCGTCGAGGACGGCGACCTCGCCCGCAAGCACCTCATCGAGGCGAACTTGCGGCTCGTGGTCAGCATCGCGAAGAAGTACAATGGTCGCGGGATGAGTTTCCTCGACCTCATCCAAGAGGGCAATCAGGGCCTCATCCGCGCGGTAGAGAAGTTCGAGTACCGCCGCCGTTACAAGTTCTCCACCTACGCCACGTGGTGGATCCGGCAGGCCATCAACCGCGCGATCGCCGACCAGTCCCGCACCATCCGCATCCCGGTTCACATGGTGGAGACGATCAACAAGCTCACGCGCGCCAGCCGCCGGCTCCAGCAGGAGCTCTCACGCGAACCCACCTTCGCCGAGATCGCCGACGCCATGGGACCGGACTGGAACGCCGAGAAGGTCGAGGAAGCGTTCAAGCTGACGCGCGAGCCGTTCTCACTCGAGACCCCCATCGGCGACGAGGAGGACAGCTTCTACGGCGACTTCATCCCGGATGACAACATCGAGTCGCCCGTCGAGGAGGCGTCGAAGAACATCCTCAGCGAAGAACTCGACGAGGCGCTCAACAAGCTCAACGAGCGAGAGGCGATGGTGCTCAAGCTGCGCAAGGGCCTGGTAGATGGCCGCGAGCACACCCTCGAAGAAGTGGGCAGCCACTTCGGCGTCACGCGCGAGCGCATCCGGCAGATCGAGAACAAGGCGTTGCGGAAGCTCAAGTATCACGAGAGCCGCACGCGCAAGCTGCGCGACTTCCTGG encodes:
- a CDS encoding ABC transporter permease: MNRAGFGVLLFVLIALSAVFAPQLSGYDPRKPNYRALYAPMSAEHPLGTDGLGRDVLSRSLAGGRVSLLIALSASVLALALGAGLGVVAAGIGGATDTVISRVFDALLAFPGFLLILLVVVSLGGGSLQTLMAMGVAGSPVFFRLARAFTRAELGSEYVTAARALGASRTRQLLRHAVPNFLGSIVVQLASTAAAFLLVEASLSFLGLGVPLPTPSWGNVLQDARSYLTTQPWAAVGPGVFLAAASLSFQFMSDGLRDVLDHRS
- a CDS encoding ABC transporter permease, which translates into the protein MPRYLLIQSLSFIVTLWAVLTLVFLAMRALPGDAATIMGGIDASESQVSAIRAQLGLDRSLPAQYVTYLSDVVQGDLGNSLRERRPVVNVLVDRFPVTLTLALVAFAISLVLGLGLGLLAGLRPGSTVDRLTLLFTTIGLALPEFWFGFLLILLFAVKLGWFPVLGLPPEGLTLAASWTLLLPAVTLAIPRAAQLARLARARVLEERRADYVRTARSKGLTATAVGRHIASNSLPGTIPLLALELGGLLTGTIVVEQVFGLPGLGATILGAIYARDYPVVQGVTILAVSVYVLVNWLADVTQLMADPRLRVS
- a CDS encoding ABC transporter substrate-binding protein gives rise to the protein MKVRFLLRALTPLAAALLLGAAASAQTLTLAMSAQPDTLDPQVTAATAAFQIDKSIYDGLVEVDQSGRIVPALAKSYEIADDGLSYTFHLNEATFHDGTPFDSADVIATLERIRAEATASPKASEFANITAVTAVDEHTVTVSLAKPTPALLASLASGWGAMLPSEKLAEGHDFGNEPVGTGPFSLKSWVRDNAITLVRNDSYYQGAPALEQVVIRFVSDSAVQYQGLVTGEFDIIDTVPQAQQADVESNPALDLVRVPSGLVLVAGINARRPYLDDARVRRALNMAVDTEVVLDVAYGGGTQVGTFMEAGSPWYPESVKPYPYDPEKAKALLKDAGVPAGWTIQLVLPQPYPQHIQAGQIVQDFLGEVGVNAEISIVEWGVWLSEVYGGPHNFDMTVVGHTGKLDPSGRLTGLGTEKYYTGVIDPELADWIATANVTADPDLRHSLYSQALIRIHDDAPFIFFGTPDGVYAKKASVAGFWITPLLDSFDFRTAHFE
- a CDS encoding EAL domain-containing protein; translated protein: MASWFRRLLPLVTWAAFLLGYQQVSDAAGDYAPLVGLGLVALSGWMWGAIGGLSAGIVGYFSVQVRAYGLGISAWQPLDLFAVDQSFAFVAYAGTGLVIGWFRKLERNLRHERAVSQRAMVDPLTGALVRSAFEERLRKELEQAAEGNGGLALLFVDLDRFKFVNDTYGHDIGDKLLTAVGKVLRDNVRTNDLVGRVGGDEFMVALPGVRDEDSAAEIARSLVRELSAPFTVEGRELQVSASIGVSLYPRDGTNAESLLHSADSAMYQVKQGGKNSFHFSTVEVRTRLSRRLELERKLRNALPENQLEVVYQPQVRLSDGGLVGFEALLRWRSPELGMVSPAEFVPVAEDAGLIASIGHWMLRESAMQQRAWQRLGYAPVRMAVNVSTLQFHQPSFFDTVKGALADSGVDPGLFEIEVTESVLVRDQELAVKTLRLLRRLGVRIALDDFGTGYSSLAYLQRLPIRTLKIDQSFVQGLVPHPLRASGHAGRATGSGLDADAVVFNSSSRLGVRPSAVFGNAPGAGPIVEAIAAMAHKLGKEIVAEGVESAFQRNFLRRLGVDLAQGYFFSRPMQPAQAEQLLRRVTMELKSARVDKERQERSNEEAASGVWHSLGGVREIPASRGLPEVAGAAMATSHVPVAYESADAEPDVKFNDLLLWE
- the rpoD gene encoding RNA polymerase sigma factor RpoD produces the protein MIETLVARGKEGGGQLDTEEIADAFKRAVDDAGLDPEEQNFEDLIGHLEAQGVAVVDLAEDEVLDDDDIDDEELDEESGEELDREEMEARAEALADARPKTNDPVRQYLQEIGRVKLLTLDEEIDLARRIEDGEAARALLAEWDPQGPERERRRQQRIVEDGDLARKHLIEANLRLVVSIAKKYNGRGMSFLDLIQEGNQGLIRAVEKFEYRRRYKFSTYATWWIRQAINRAIADQSRTIRIPVHMVETINKLTRASRRLQQELSREPTFAEIADAMGPDWNAEKVEEAFKLTREPFSLETPIGDEEDSFYGDFIPDDNIESPVEEASKNILSEELDEALNKLNEREAMVLKLRKGLVDGREHTLEEVGSHFGVTRERIRQIENKALRKLKYHESRTRKLRDFLD